The Catharus ustulatus isolate bCatUst1 chromosome 17, bCatUst1.pri.v2, whole genome shotgun sequence genome includes the window TGagctccttcccacagccaggaCCTGACTGCTCTTCCCAAGAGATTCGTTTCTGCCATCAGTGACCATTTTTAGCAATAGTTTCCTGTAAAACTCTGGCGCAGAGCTGGTGCTTGCACTGCTTCGGGCAGAAGATGAGGCAGCAAGCATGCCCACCACTCATGGGGTGGagtccagcccctggcacccccGAGCCCTCACACCCCACCAGCCCCATTCTGCACAGCAGGATGAAGGCCGGGACACACACCTGCACTGTGCCAAGCATCCCGGTaccaccagcagccctggaaTGGCCTCTTCAAAAACCATGGTGCTCTGTACAGAAGAGAGTGGATGATTCTCAGTGCCTCGAGGTGATGTGGTGGCTGTGTCCCATGCtggcctggcagtgctgctgctggggtgttCTCatgccggccttcctgcttaTTCAAGGGCCGTTATCTGTGGTGTGCATCTCGGGAATTAAATATGAAGTATCATTAAAGCACAATATTctgtgaaaagagaaatgggTATGAGCAAtgtgctgggaaagggaaataattGTCCCATTGGAAAATGCAGACCCACAAAAGGTGCTGTTTGTCATGAACTACCATCAGTTTTCAATCCATCCCATAAGCTACCCACTTCAGACATTCTCAGGCAGGGACAAATTCCTCCAGACAGCCTGACAcaaagaaaagtgatttttacgTCTGCTTGCCTGGGTAGGGTTTCATTCCAGGGCTTCCAGTGTCTCCTTATATGCTGGGAATGGTGTCCTCTGTCCTGTGTTTCCATATAATGCTTCACAGATgattcttcctgctgctgtgaaggGCTACATGCCTCTCTCATATGGTGACATGCTGTGTCACCACATCACCAGCCATGCTCTGTACTTTTTTGTAGGATCCCAGGAAACAACCTTGAATCACCTCACACCTGCAATCCTGGTACCCAAGCACCTTTTCTTGAGATGAAACCACACTTGGAGTGAAATGGGTGGCTGAGCCCCAAAGAAGCATTGCCTGTCCCCAACAGCCTTGGGACAAATGGCTTTAATCAGAGCCTGAGGGGCCAAATGAGGGGATCCAAGGAGAGCAGGGGGGACAAATGTCCTTGTGGCTGTCCCCAAGGGGCTCTAGGGTGGAGGAGAGGGTGATGCCataggagggagggaagagagggaaggaaagggaataagagaagaagaggaggaagggggagcTCTGAGTCTTCCCAAGCAAGGCTCTGCCCTGGGAAGGCAGATGTGCCTCCTGCAATTCAGCATTGGCCCTGCATTTCTGgattagaaaaataaacctgttaGATTGAGAAATCATCCTCATCccttttttgttgctttaaaTGAGATGGAAGGAGGGTTTTCAGGATGAAAAGCTGAGCCTGGTGAAGGTTACAGCTGCTATGCACCTGCTGTATGTGAACACAAGAAATATTCCCATGGATTAGGGCACGAGGCTGTTCAGGAAACTGCGGGAAGGGCTGTTAATAGCGTTGTCAGCATGTTGCTGGACTGTGCCTTGAATCCCTGCAGGACTAGGAGGAAGCCTCTACATGGAGAGAGATATACTTACAATGAACAAACTGTGTCAAGGAAGGAGCACCATTAAAGAAGATTTCCCACTGAGaactccagggctgggatgtaATCTTGTACACAAGCTCCCTTGGGCTGAGGTGTAGGGTGGCTGTGgcagagagacatggagctgtCTGACCTGGCTGTCCCTTCATCACTTTGGCAGGCACTGGGAAAGAGGAACCAGCATGTGGTGCTTAATGTGCAGAGGAGTAGTAGGAAGCAATCCAAAATATTCCACAGTGCTGAGAAAAATCTGGCTGGGAAAGGCTgatgctgtgctgcctgaatgGAATGAGGGTCAATGGCTCTCTAGTCCCCCAGTGctggtgttttggggtgtctTTCTTTGTGCCAGGGGTGAGCACAGCAAGCAGGGAGGGCCCAGTGTGCCTTTCCCTGTTCCACATAAGGGGggctgctttgttttgctgctgggCCACACACACGGCTTCCCTGTACCCGGGATCCAAGGGATGTAGCACCGGCTGCACGGTAATTAGTGCTGCCGGGGGGGTTCTGCCATCCCATCGGGAGCATGCAGGCAGGTGCTGTGAGCTGGGCGGGCTGGCAGATGGCCTGAAGGACTCTCTGGGGATCGTGAGCCATTACCAATAATCCAGTGCCTCTCTTCAAACGAGTAgtggaagtgctgctgctggaggagggaggCTGAGCCTGTGCCAAGACCgcacacccagccccagccactcctcacagCCTCTCCATAAAAAGTAACGCGGGGTGTGTTACTGTGCTCCTGTGCATGTTAATGTCTCCTGTCGCTTCGGGCAgaaacagcagtgctggggagagggacaCATGGCTGGGGGCCTGAACTGTCCCTTCTGCTTAAGGGAGACCTAGCCCTCGCAGCCACTGTGGAACAAACCTGCAATGGGGGCTACTGCTCCCCAGCCATTGTCAGGGAATGGGGTTTGTGCTGGCCACAAACCCTAGAGATGGAATAAGGAACGTGCTTGGGATCACGGGTCCTCAGGAGCTACCTCTGCCATGCTCCAGCTGCTTTGGTGGCACTCAAGCCAGCTCTGGGAATATTCTTTTGTTCCCACTGTCCTGTGACATGGAGAGGAGGATTCCTTGCCTCCTTTTACCCACCTCTTGAGGTGATGGCTCAGACCTGGGAGCCCAGAGGCTCAGGCACAGGCCtgcagcagacacttgtcccCTTTGGAACCCAgtcccctcctctgccacctgtttcccagctgcacagcacCACGGACCCGCCGGGGCTGGGCGCTGCAGACAAAAGCCAATTCCTCACCCTGCCGCAGCCTCTCCCCGGCTGACTCGCTTTAATTAGCCCCATCAAAGCCGGCTGCGCCTCTCCCTCCTGGTAGGTCGCAGAACATGATTAATTCAGGCACAGAAAACAGCCGCCCCCCACAGAGGCAGCCTCTCGATGAGGCCAAAGCTGTTTCCTCTCCCCCCATCCAGTCTCTCAACCCCAGCAGCAAGGTTGGGGGTTTCTTTCTCCTGGAAGGAAGCTGTGGATAGGCACAGGCTGTCCCAGGAGCCAGGGGGGCCAAGCAAGAGCAATGGcctcacccagccctgtgtcTCCATCCCTCCCATACTGCTCTGCCCATGGGCATTGCCCACAGCCCACCCCTGGGTCTGCAGCTGGGACTTACCCTGAAAAACCTCTGGGTAGTGCAGTGGGTCTGGGCTCAGAACTAGCCCCTCCATAAATTGGGATCCTGCATGAGCCATGGGGAGATGCAGGGGATGCTCCAACTGTTCCCAGCAGAGATTTCTCCAGCTGGtcttccctgctcccacatGTGCAGGGCCCAGGATGGCACACACATCACAGCTTTATTAACTGCATTTGTAGGCAAAGAggtattaaaatgaaaaagccTTTTGGGAAAAGAGATAGATGGGGGGATCCCttccccctttttatttctgccaaCGCAGCTGCGTGCAGTGTTCAACAGCACTCAATGCCCCGGAGAGGCAAttactgcaggagcagggctgtgctgttcTCCACTTCATTTTCCTAATACAGTTACATCGTCTTGGAAAAGTGCTGCTGATCAAGGGAAGGTACAAAGCGGGTTCCCAGTGTGGATCCTCTGCCTCAGGAAGGGCTCTGGGGCTTCCCTTTGCACAGTAGAGAACAGCGGGGCCACCTCAGTAAACACCACTACAACGCTGTTGTCaggtttttatttcagtctCGTGAACATTCTTCCAAGAAATCAAaccatgagaagaaaaatagcGTGAGCCCCTGACAGGAGAGATGAGCTGCAGGCCCAAAatcagctgagctggggaatCTGTGGGGAGGGGAAGTATCTAGAGAGCTCAGGAGCCTGAGCCATGCAGATCTCGCCCATTCTTCCCAAGCCAGCCAGGCAGAACCACATGGAACAAGATTTTTAGTAGGAAAACATGCTTGAGAAACCTCTTTTGTAAAGCTCCATCCCTCTTACTCCAGATCCATGCTGTGCCCAGTGGGCACCCCTTCCCACACTGCCTGCAGGGCTTCACAGACAATCCCAGGAATGAAGAACACCAGGGCTTCAGGGAAGAGAGGGGGCAAGGTGAGCCAGGAATTCAGTCTATGTCTCTTCTCATCCACATCAAAGgtttttctggtgctgctcttcaaagccagcaggcacagccacaatcccagctgctgctgggggtctGCCCATGGAGACCCTGTGGGCTGGGCTTTCCAGCCCTTCAATCAGTGCCTTGCTCAGATACAGAGCAAGAGAGAAACCCACTCTGTGGGGAGCCCACTCCAGCTGTCCCCTTCAGGAGGTTGCTGTGGTtttctgcagaggagcagcaaggaGCCAGCTCCCTCCTCACACCCACCACTTGTGGGACCACAGCAGCAAGCTCTGCCACCCCAGAGAAGCAGAGGAGAGatcccacagcacccaggcCATTCCCAGAGCGCCGTACCCCATGCTCCCATCTTGCTGGGTGCAAACGGCTGGGCACcctcagaggagcagagaaagaaatgacCTACTACTGCCTCCTCTTCTGTTCTGCAAACAGGGAAGCCTTTATAGCTGATGGGAAACATGGGAATGTGGCCCAacaaggagagaaggaaaatgctgctgaCAAGATCACGTCCATCAGACGAGGAAGAGGCAAAGTGCCCCTGTTTCCCAGAAGACTTGTTCATGAGCAGCCACATGGTGACTCCTCACATGAACATGTCATCGTAGcctggaggaggaaggtggTCAGGATCCGGCCTGGAAAGAAATTCAGAGCAGAGTCAAACAGAAGTGAGAGCTCAGGCCTGCAGCAacagggatgagctgggatcCAGTGGCAGGCTGGAAGCAGGCTGGAATGCCAGCATGACCAAGGACCTACCCGGGTCGCCCAATTCCCAAGGGGCCAAATGGGTCAAATCTGGCGCCTGGTGGAACAGCTCCTGGGGGAAGCCGGCCTGGGATGCCTGATGATGGGTCAATGCCAGGCTGTGGAATGCCAGAGCGGAGAGGATCCACAATCATTCCACCACTCCGACctctggagagagaaaaggcagaggaggagatgaGATTGGCAATGGAGACAACTGAAGAAATGCCGAGCATGGGAAGACAGGGTTAAGCTGACACATGGCATGTGGGAAGGAAAGCTGAGGCAGCCCGTGGCAGAAAGACAGACAGCCCTGAAAAGTATCCCAGAATTGTCTTGAGTAGGAAGGGACCTCAAAATTCATTTCATTCCAactccctgccacaggcagggacatcttccatgACACCAAGTTGtcccaagccccatccaatcttgaacacttccagtgatggggcagccacagcttctctggacaaccagAGGTCTGGGGTCTCATCATCCTCACAGGAAAGATTTTCTTCTCAATATCCAATCTAACTTGGCCTGCTGTCAGTGAGAaaccattcccctttgtcctgtcacttcagGCCCTTGTCTAAAGCCCCTCTCaagctctcttggagcccctcTGGGCACTGTAAGGGGCTCTAAGGTGTCCCTGAaggctcctccaggctgaacagccccagctctctcagcccgTCTCCACAGCAAAGGTGCTGGCTGTTCCCTCAAGAAGCACCATGCCTGCTGGCCCTCACTGCAcgtcccatccctgcctcccgTCCTGCCCTGCACAGTGTTGCAAGAGCCAGCTGGGCTCCCACAAGCTTTTCCAAAGAACTGCCTGGAAGTCATTTGCTGACCACGGCGGCTCCTCGGAGCTGCCCCACGCTGCGAGTGCCATTCCTCTTGGTCGGCTTTGTGCAAATGCGGCTGGAGCCTCCGGACACTGCTGCCATCGTACAAGTCATTAACAACCGTGCTAATGAGTTCCATTAGGCCAGAACAGCTGCCCAAAGCGCCCCGGGACAGCCAGGTCCCATGAGTCTATTCCTGGGAATCTGggtctgcagccccagcactggcaggtgTCAGCACACAAATCTGCTTCCATTTACAatctttttttgtcatttacaCAGAAATCTCTATGAAGGGCTGAAGGcagcaagaaaaacagagaCACCCTCCTCCCAAAATGAATCCCCTCTTCTGGTGCAATCAGGTTTCCTTCCAGTCCCCCCAGCTCCAGGCCTCTCTTTCCAGCTGAGCAGAGACATTTTTAGCTGTCCCTTTTCTAGCCAAGACCATGGAGAAACAAGTCTtgcaagaggggaaaaaatgccatCCCCATAGGAGTGTGGTTCCAGAGAGGAGTCtcctctgggctgcaggacacTCCACAATGACACCACAAGCTGGTTGTTGTCTGACTGTGTGCTTTTAACTGGAGCAGAAGATGACAGGTTCTCCTTGCCTGACCAAACCAGATATCAAGGATGTATCTGTGAAGCTCAGTCTTCCAGACAGCCCAGCCTCTGCCCAGGCTTTCTCCAAGTGCCTCAGACAGCCGGGAGGCTTGAAACAGGACTTGAGAATCTGTGAACTCGGCTTTCAGCCTCCCCTTCTGCAGACTGCTGGGCTGGAGACACAGCAGCTGGTAACGGTTTAAATTAGAGGCTTACATTCACTTAACGACGTATTCAGCTTTGATTTACTGCAGGAATTACTGTGTGTTAAATGAATACAAGCTGATTATTAAACAGACACAGATTGCAACCTATCATCTATGCAAGAGACGGGATCTTATTACGATATTAGAACCATATTGAGCTTTAGCAACTGTCAATTGGTCCCTCACAATTTGCACTGAGCAACTGCCCCCACTCAGAGACACTTGGCTGGATACTGTTCCAGTGGTCTCCAACTACCCCACATCCcccaaaggcagagcagggtgtgctccAAGAGCCATACTCACCCAAAAGGATCCAGGTCTTCTCCACCAACAGCAAAGGGACTCAAGGGGGAAGGTCTGAAACACAGGACACAGCAAAATGTTCAGGAAGAGCAGAGAAGCTGAGTGGAGCTGTGCCCATGGGTGCTCTCCCATGGCAAACaatgcagcactgggagggcactgagATCTGTGGGACCCTGCATGGGGTGCCTGCCATTGGGAGCATTCCCTGCTCTAGGGTGTTGCTGGATGAGGACACTGATGTGTGTGGCAGCAGCTTGCTGAGATAAAGGGAGCCCTGTTGTTCCCCCTGTTGTTCCCACCgcttggagcaggagctgtccaTGTATACCAGGAGTTTCCATGTCAGGGAATCCCTAAGCAGTGCTGGGCTAGGCCAGGCTCTCCAGTATGTCCCAGCCAGAGGCACAGTCCCACTTCTAGgagagtggggacagtggggtggTGGGCCTGCAGCCAGCTGGCATATCTCTCTGTCCATAACCCATGCCAGTAGCATGCTttcagagcagtgcccagctccagcctgtttCCAGGCCTCTCCATGGAGCCTCTTGCACCCTGAGTGGCAGCAGACAGCAGTGGGGTGACACACAAGCCAGAAGCTACAGCTGGTCCCCAAGAGATAACAGAAGCATTGCAGTGTGTCTTGACTTCCAGCCAAAGGGGATCAGAGTGTGCATGTGCAAGAGGAGGTAACCAGCCTGGAAGGGATGGCAAAGCAAGTGCCATGTTTCCCCTctacccagcactgccagcaatGGTTCCATGGGCAAAGTGGGGTCAGGAGAACAGGAAGTCTTGCACCCCACCCTGGCTGCGTGCACCTCTGGTGTCCCTCCTGAAAGCTGCTCAGCCACACAATGGCACTGTCCTTCCCACTGGTGTCCTTGCTCTGCCAGCCCCGATGGTCCCGCAGGAGCAGGGCCACTGTCCTTCACCCCACACCtcacctcccagccccagaTCCTGCCTGTTCCCTCCTGGCTTTGTGGGTCCAACACACAGCTCCAGAAAAGCCCATCTCTCTCCAGCaaccaaatcaaacccaaaCATCCAGGCTGATCCAGCTGAGGAAGATCTGGATTCTTTTCACTCTCCATGACACATGGGTGAGATGGGAACCTGATGTGTAGtttggggagctgtgccagcaccacaTCCCCTCTACCAGGGGGCTCTCAGCAGCCACACACTCTTTACTCACCTGGATGGGGCCCTTGTGCCCATCGGCTGCCGGGGAGGGACCCGCAGAGGGTTCTCATCCCACTGCACGTCCTCTTTGAACTCAGGCTCCTTTTTGGCCTTTCCTGCAGGGGGCCCGAGGGGAGCAATGATGCCTGAAGTAATTCTTGTCCTCAGCTCCTCGGTGTTCTTGAACACCCTGCAGCAAGGAGAGGGAAGGTAGTGGGGTGGGGTGGCCATGGCACCAGGACATGGGGTGCTGGACAGGCTGCaacaggcactgggaggggagagaCAAGCCCGAAGTGTCCCTGGCACAAAACATGTCCCCTACTGGCAGCAGAAGGGACAGGAAGGGGTAACAAAGTCTTTACCCCATTTCATATGGGCCACCCAGCCACTCACTTCTGCTCCAACCCAACCAGTTTGCACTGGAGGAAAGCACTTGACACTCCGGATGTGGCTGAAGCTGTCACACTCCCGGGCAGCGTCCACCCAGCACAATGTTCTGGAAACAAATGTGCTGGCCTGGCCTGTTCCCACGTGGGGTGGCCTTCCCCTGGGCTCCAACCCACAGTCCCACTGTCCTCTATATCTCTCATGCCAGtgcagaggaaggcagggaacACAGTTCTGGCTGCATTTTAGGGCTGGCCTGGTTTTCTACTGGGGAGTAagtcctccagctcctcccaaaCTGATTTCTGCCCCCCTCTCCATGCCAGTAGGACATTTGCTCCTGCAGAAAATACCAGGAAAGTGAGATTACTTGTGGAAATCGTCCAGGTGCTCTGGGTTGATGTAGTTGGCCACTGCTAAGGTCACATCTGCCACTTTCTGAGAGCCACGATCCTGGAAAAACACAGGTAAAGCAGAGtgagcagcctggcagagctgcaaaTGAGGGACAGAGAAGCTACAGCAAAAGCCCCAGGCTGGGGATACAAGGAATGGGGCTCACCTGcttcccaccctgtccctgggcCAGAATCCCCAGGAGCAAATCCCAGTGCACAGCAAgattttccctgctccctctccccagTTCAGGCTGCAAAGGGTGAAACACTGAACAAAGCCACTGGAACAGCTGCTTGTTGGGGGCTGCAGAGAAGTTCTAAGCTAGGAAAGGGACAGAAGCAGGGCAGCTCTGCGctggagtgttcaaggccaacTGTCCCACTGCCCTGATGCAGTCAGGGTTTGACCAGCTTCATGCTGGGCCACATCTGCACAAAAACACACCCTGGGTCTGCCCCATCCTGTGGGACAAACACCACTTGCAGGCAGAACAAGCAAAAGCCAACATGTAAGAAACTGTCCCTGGTGTTCTTTTCAGCCAAAGGACCCCAAACCACAGGGGCAACGTGGGTGCTCACCATGACATTGAGGATCATACTGTCCTCCACCATGAtggccttcagcagcagctcctgggcatcATCCATGGACTTGTAGCGCAGTGTATACACCTCCTTGTTGGCTTCCCAGCCAGCAGGTAACAGCTCTGACTTCCTTTCATCAGGACCTGGCTGCAATGGAACAGATGGGTGTGGAGACCCTGCCCAGGAGTCCAGCATGACCTCCTAGGGCTGGGGATCTTGGCTGCACAGGGAGATCCAGGAGGGAACTGAGATCTCTAGGAGGAGATCCTTCAATGCCTTCCAGGTTTTGACAGCACAAGCAGGACTGTATTTTCTACAGGCTGGCCCTGTCTGCTTGCCAGCCTCCCACTCCATCCCTGCACTGGAAGTGGAGGACACAACCACTCTTTACTGGAGCAGAAGGAGGTCAGGAACACCCCAATGCTCTTCCCTGCCAGACACCTTTCACCCTTTTATTAGAGTTCTGCCCCACCACCAAGCTCCACTTAGCATAGCACTACACTAATTGTCTTCCCGGAGTCATACTGATCACACCAGCATCAAGATCTCCCGTCCTGCGACATCTCACAGACCACCAGCATCAGGACCCTCGGTGCCCCCAGTACCGGGATCCTCTCAGCATCGCCATTATCCCAAGAATGGGACCCCCCTACAGCACCGAGACCCCACAACACCGGGACACTTCCAGCCCCGCAGCCACCCTCTCCGTCCTCCACAGCAGTCCTGAGACCACTCGGACCCCGCACCGGCCCGGGTGCCTCCAACACCGCCGGCGTCGCCCGGTtcccccagccccggcagcgGTCGCCCGGCTGGGCCGCACGGCGCCGGCGAGCGGCGCTAGGAAAGGCCGAGGCTTCACCGCGGCCTACCAGGCCTCCCCGGCGGCGCAGCGCGGCTCGGCCCGTACCTGGTCGCCGGTACCGAGGCAGCGGTAGCCATGCCCAATCAACTCCCAGTGGATGCCGCAGACCAGAGCGTCCTGCGGACGGGAGATGGCGGGCCGTGCCCAGGCGTACAGCGGCTCCAAACCGGCCATGGCTGCTCCGGGCCGGGGCGGAGCCGGGCCCGCACCGCCCCTCACTAGAGGGCCCCCGTCCGCTGCGCTGAGCCCGAGCCGCCTCCTGCGGCCATAGAGCTACTGACTGTTCTGTTGTGATCGGCACTGCTGAGGCTCTTCGAGTTCTGGGGCCGGTTTCGGGCCCCCCagacaagaaggacattgaggggctcaagcgtgtccagagaaaagaatggagctgggaaaggagctggagcaccaggagcagatggggagctggggtgactcagcctggagaaaaggaggctcagggggaattttCTCACCCCCACGACTCCCCaacaggagggtgcagccaggcgggggtcgggctctgctcccaaggaacagggacaggacaagaagaaacagCATCAAGTTGTGACAGGGAAGGTTTActtggatattagggaaaatttcttcaccaggagggttagtggtgggcttggttATGCTGGGGCAACTCAGTGATTTAAGTGGGCTTTTCTAACCTAAAGGATTTCATGGTCCTGTGAAGGGTGTCTGTCCAGCACCATCCAGCAACCTCCAGGTTAGACACTCTgagcctccttccctgctcctggctctttCTTGTCgtcagaaaaacattttagtcCATGCAGGGTCTGCTTGTCCTGCCATAGCAAGCCTTCATGTTGAAACCAAAGGGACCAAAGCACCTAACAGCCATTGATGGGTTTATTTAATCCGTTCCATAACTCACTTGTCTGGGTCACAGTGCTTCTAACACCTAAATTCTATTGAAGTTGCCATTGAAAGGCATTCAGggcctttttttccttgcccCTGGGCTAGAGCCAGTGTCCTCAGTGTGGCTGGCAGGAGGCTGGGGCTCAGGACAAAGCCAGGGAACACCATCATCTGCTGTTTTCCTAATCTGAGCTTCAGCTCCTTGGGGGATGCTCATCTTGACTTCATTATGTGTCAAttaattcagtaatttcacgattataagctgcaacattttgactaaaattttggtctgaacccaaagtgtggcttataatcacgtacagcttatatacggacaaagaaggaaaagttgctgttttagtttggaggacaagtgtctgctgagaaaggcagggagctgcaggaacctggatttgggattggatttcctggctgtgcctcgcTATCCTGTCCTGTGCATGGGCATTGCACAGTGGCACTGCAATTCAGTCCTGGGGTTGCACAATGGCAGCAGCTgcgtggagaggagaggaacagagctgtgctcttgggagctgtgtgaggaggagtgaggctgaagaatgcactgaaatcaagCCATGACTTGCAGCAAAAGAGGCTCTGTAGCAGTGAGATGCACCTGGCCACAACTCTGTGTATGCACATGATGCGGGATGATGTGGATTTGAGCTGCTCAAATTCAGAAGCGGAGGGAAAATTATCCAGACTTGACCTGCAGtgtgagctgagcacagggagagatgctggagctgtcccctcctcagtccctgctcctgtcccctggctggagcccagctcaggcccattcccaggtgcaggctgcccctggcacaggctgtgggtgagtgcagtgtgagcctgcagatctggctctgtgctgtgggcactcacctgggtaccaaggaatttcagagctctctggcagCACTTTTGTGCCACAAAGTGAGGAGTGGGGTTTCAAACCAATGctttctgctctcagctgtcctcttccctgcaggaaaaggagtttttatacagcctggctggatctgTGCTCACGAGCTGATCTGACCAGTGAGGAGGATAAAATCAACACTCTTTGGTGTGTTAGCCAGGAAATCCAAgtcaccacacagctctgcagccatcttatctcctgctcccactcccacagcctctgtgctggtgccctgAAACACTGCCACCAGCATTAGACATAACAGCAGGCTTAATTAGAGCGtggcagcctgccagcatccaagaggcagagctgagctggctgcactgCTTTCAAAGGggtattaaaaacccaaaaacaatcCACTGGGAAATAGCAGGGCAAGCTTTGTCGCCCTGAGGTTGCTGTGGGTCAAGCACCTGTTTTGCCTCAGGTTCATCCCCTGGGAAGAAGAGTagagcaggggctctgtggtccctgaccccactcccaggatgctcccaggggtGCACAGTGTGGTGTTGAGTCAcatctccaccctgccctgctggagagggagatggaaaagtgggattccccccccaccatccctgcaggctgggatggagctcaggaattttttcccttctgtgacaAAATGAGATGACACAATGTATTTCCATGGTTatcacagcagcacatcaaGGTTCCTGGGGCAATGGATTGCCGGACAGCCTGGGgggtttcagtgatttctttttttcagtgatgcTGTTTTAACTCAGAGAGTGTGAGCCTCCCAATGAATCACATCCCAGTCAATTAGAAGTTTCCTGTCAGTCGTGACTTCTTGGATATTATTCCCAGCAGTGTCAATGCCATGCTTGGAGCCAAAATTGAGCTCAGCCAGGGAGAAACCCTCACTTGTGTAATTGAGGAGAGGcccaccccagacccctctgaacCTCCTCAGaacccctcaggga containing:
- the PSMF1 gene encoding proteasome inhibitor PI31 subunit encodes the protein MAGLEPLYAWARPAISRPQDALVCGIHWELIGHGYRCLGTGDQPGPDERKSELLPAGWEANKEVYTLRYKSMDDAQELLLKAIMVEDSMILNVMDRGSQKVADVTLAVANYINPEHLDDFHKVFKNTEELRTRITSGIIAPLGPPAGKAKKEPEFKEDVQWDENPLRVPPRQPMGTRAPSRPSPLSPFAVGGEDLDPFGGRSGGMIVDPLRSGIPQPGIDPSSGIPGRLPPGAVPPGARFDPFGPLGIGRPGPDPDHLPPPGYDDMFM